From the Bacteriovorax sp. Seq25_V genome, one window contains:
- a CDS encoding phosphatidylserine/phosphatidylglycerophosphate/cardiolipin synthase family protein, with protein MKITAPILAMILSTQAFSATFNIDDRIKSQKVLLDNYSSVFGKRDFAHRNSFLELVKDLKRSDKKKVTAIVKALDKTVPDALLRPLVYWRSIKENKSNLASVLYYTKAYKLFILRDFIDNPVIDDEKKVEALSLLKELTGDNDITTNSISKHFDDLKKSAEQLANVDDDIQFVKMLLNDPIVKVNLKEQVPEISEYSLSALGFLPSNQTEIVSENKIDLERIDWLNQRVMFAGGKLDFDAPYIKMPTKEDPEGHIIFKEDPIYMKIREMIDRAEHSVFIDIFLFGGTLGATLSEYLLDETLKKLKKDPNFKVTILHDYATNYNMVEEMVPIFQYIQKRIKEDPKLNKSVSLLQANIQRHPPGIPLGITELIPKDDNTFKYFETGNTYYESKIDHSKVIVVDGNYDDAEAYFGSKNWTDHSGGYYYDDAIYVTGPAAALVQASYYRDIEAALTTDPKELARMYYKELELDNRKYLPRAKEILDSVRITKKEYKLENPTTVRIAEADVDGTIKNVRNMLVDMIQNAKKNIYMEQLFLYDPYIIDALIKKKAQHPEVDMKIVIDHNGNFGMNGLPNTIFIKQLVDQGIDVRARKTYGIKAEFPDGTHKEYHQENHRKITSVDGRIVLGGSSNINPDTLQGSFREFGAQVYDIKEVKSFDKRFLADWKDAEKMEKLDIENFEANILGKLFDKRTSALLNSVAAMFFRAKAELEKRF; from the coding sequence ATGAAAATAACTGCACCAATTTTAGCAATGATATTATCAACACAGGCCTTTAGTGCCACGTTCAATATCGATGATAGAATAAAGTCACAAAAAGTACTCCTCGATAATTACTCTTCGGTATTTGGGAAGCGTGACTTTGCTCACAGGAATTCATTTCTCGAGCTAGTTAAAGATCTCAAGCGATCTGATAAAAAGAAGGTCACTGCAATCGTTAAGGCATTAGACAAAACGGTGCCAGATGCTCTTTTAAGGCCACTTGTATACTGGAGGTCAATAAAAGAGAATAAGAGTAACCTCGCCTCAGTTCTCTACTATACGAAAGCATACAAGCTCTTTATTCTCAGAGATTTCATAGATAATCCTGTTATCGATGACGAAAAAAAGGTCGAAGCGCTTAGTCTTTTAAAAGAACTTACCGGTGATAATGATATTACAACAAATAGCATTTCAAAACACTTCGATGACCTTAAAAAGAGTGCCGAACAATTGGCAAATGTTGACGATGATATCCAATTTGTAAAAATGCTTCTTAATGATCCAATCGTAAAAGTAAATCTCAAGGAACAAGTTCCAGAGATTTCAGAATACTCTCTTTCGGCGCTAGGATTTCTTCCAAGTAATCAGACAGAAATTGTTTCTGAGAACAAAATTGATCTTGAAAGAATTGACTGGCTCAACCAAAGAGTTATGTTTGCAGGCGGGAAGCTTGATTTTGATGCTCCTTATATAAAGATGCCAACAAAAGAAGATCCTGAAGGACATATTATCTTTAAAGAAGATCCAATTTATATGAAGATTAGAGAGATGATCGATAGAGCTGAGCACTCGGTGTTTATTGATATTTTTCTATTCGGAGGGACTCTTGGGGCAACTCTTTCAGAGTATCTTCTTGATGAAACACTAAAGAAGCTCAAGAAAGATCCAAACTTTAAAGTAACTATTCTTCACGACTATGCGACGAACTACAACATGGTTGAAGAGATGGTTCCAATCTTCCAATATATTCAAAAAAGAATTAAGGAAGATCCAAAACTTAATAAGTCAGTAAGCTTACTACAGGCAAATATTCAAAGACACCCTCCAGGAATCCCTCTTGGTATCACAGAGCTGATTCCAAAAGATGATAATACTTTTAAGTATTTTGAAACTGGTAATACTTACTATGAATCAAAAATTGATCACTCAAAAGTAATCGTTGTCGATGGAAATTATGATGATGCAGAGGCATACTTTGGATCAAAGAACTGGACAGATCACTCAGGTGGTTACTACTATGATGACGCTATTTATGTCACAGGCCCTGCGGCAGCGCTTGTTCAAGCTTCATACTATCGCGATATCGAAGCAGCATTAACAACAGATCCAAAAGAGTTAGCTCGTATGTACTATAAAGAGCTAGAACTTGATAACAGAAAGTATCTACCACGAGCTAAAGAAATCTTAGACAGTGTTAGGATTACTAAGAAAGAGTACAAGCTGGAAAACCCTACGACGGTTAGAATTGCAGAAGCCGATGTCGATGGAACAATTAAAAATGTTAGAAATATGCTTGTCGATATGATTCAAAATGCAAAGAAGAATATCTACATGGAACAACTATTTCTTTACGATCCTTACATCATTGATGCGCTAATCAAAAAGAAGGCCCAGCATCCTGAAGTTGATATGAAAATAGTTATCGATCACAATGGTAACTTTGGAATGAATGGTTTACCTAATACCATCTTCATCAAGCAACTTGTTGACCAAGGTATTGATGTCAGAGCGAGAAAAACTTATGGTATTAAAGCAGAATTTCCTGATGGGACACATAAAGAATACCATCAGGAAAACCATCGAAAAATAACTTCTGTCGATGGTCGAATCGTTCTTGGAGGCTCCTCAAATATCAACCCAGATACTCTTCAAGGAAGCTTCAGAGAGTTTGGAGCACAGGTTTACGACATAAAAGAAGTTAAATCATTTGATAAGAGATTCTTAGCAGACTGGAAAGATGCAGAGAAGATGGAAAAACTAGATATTGAAAACTTTGAAGCAAATATTCTAGGCAAACTCTTTGATAAGCGAACTTCAGCACTGCTTAACTCAGTAGCGGCCATGTTCTTTAGGGCTAAGGCTGAACTTGAAAAACGATTTTAA